From a single Cotesia glomerata isolate CgM1 linkage group LG6, MPM_Cglom_v2.3, whole genome shotgun sequence genomic region:
- the LOC123267176 gene encoding cytochrome c oxidase assembly protein COX20, mitochondrial, translating into MEEATDAASVTTNKKSLIIFGRDVTKIPCFRNSWLYGICSGFGCGILTFMFTSRTPLASHVFIGSTFGVTLVYFSVCRYRFAKDDMMAKQLRVYMKDSMGLEGADREAKLKQIEELAKTQTK; encoded by the coding sequence atggaagaaGCAACAGATGCCGCGTCAGTGACAACTAACAAGAAGAGCCTTATAATATTCGGCAGAGATGTTACGAAGATCCCATGCTTTCGGAATAGCTGGTTGTACGGAATCTGCAGCGGGTTCGGGTGTGGAATTCTGACGTTTATGTTCACCAGCAGAACACCACTGGCTTCTCACGTCTTCATAGGCTCGACTTTTGGAGTTACCCTGGTATATTTCTCGGTCTGTCGGTATCGATTTGCTAAGGATGACATGATGGCTAAGCAGCTCAGAGTTTATATGAAAGACTCCATGGGTCTCGAGGGTGCAGACCGGGAAGCTAAACTTAAACAAATAGAAGAACTCGCCAAGACTCAGACTAAGTag